The following are encoded together in the Pectobacterium wasabiae CFBP 3304 genome:
- a CDS encoding ribosomal protein uL16 3-hydroxylase, producing the protein MAYQLNLNWPEFLEKYWQKKPVVLKNAFPNFVDPITPDELAGLAMEAEVDSRLVSHKNGQWQASNGPFEHFDNLGETGWSLLAQAVNHWHAPSAELVRPFRVLPDWRLDDLMISFSVPGGGVGPHIDQYDVFIIQGMGSRRWRVGDKLPMRQFCSHPALLHVDPFPPIIDEDLEPGDILYIPPGFPHDGFTHETALNYSVGFRGPNGRDLISSFADYVLENDLGGEHYSDPDLTCREHPGRVEAYEFDRLREMMIDVINQPEALKAWFGRFVTTPRHELDIAPAEPPYEQDEIVGALMDGSVLTRLSGLRVLEVGGDYFINSERLDTVDPKAADALCRYTLLGKKELGEALENPAFVAELTALVNQGYWFFDE; encoded by the coding sequence ATGGCTTATCAACTTAATCTTAATTGGCCCGAATTCTTAGAAAAGTACTGGCAAAAAAAACCTGTTGTATTGAAGAATGCTTTCCCTAATTTCGTCGATCCGATTACGCCGGACGAGCTGGCAGGTCTGGCGATGGAGGCTGAAGTTGATAGCCGTCTGGTCAGCCATAAAAATGGTCAGTGGCAGGCCAGTAACGGGCCGTTTGAGCATTTTGATAACCTGGGTGAAACCGGCTGGTCGCTGCTGGCTCAGGCGGTGAACCACTGGCATGCGCCATCTGCTGAACTTGTGCGCCCGTTCCGCGTGTTGCCGGACTGGCGTTTAGACGACCTGATGATCTCCTTTTCTGTACCGGGCGGCGGCGTTGGCCCGCATATCGATCAGTACGATGTCTTTATCATTCAGGGGATGGGCAGCCGCCGCTGGCGCGTGGGCGACAAACTGCCGATGCGTCAGTTTTGCTCGCATCCTGCGCTGCTGCATGTCGATCCGTTCCCGCCAATCATTGATGAAGATCTTGAGCCGGGCGACATTCTCTATATTCCGCCAGGCTTCCCACACGATGGCTTCACGCACGAAACCGCACTTAACTACTCCGTAGGGTTCCGTGGGCCGAACGGTAGAGACTTAATCAGCAGTTTTGCTGACTACGTGCTGGAGAACGATCTCGGCGGTGAGCACTATAGCGACCCTGATTTGACCTGTCGGGAACATCCGGGGCGGGTTGAAGCCTATGAATTTGACCGTCTGCGCGAGATGATGATCGACGTGATTAATCAGCCAGAAGCGCTCAAAGCGTGGTTTGGGCGCTTTGTGACAACGCCGCGCCACGAGTTGGATATCGCCCCGGCGGAACCGCCTTATGAGCAGGATGAGATTGTCGGTGCACTGATGGACGGCAGCGTGTTGACGCGTCTGAGTGGGCTGCGAGTGCTGGAAGTGGGCGGTGACTACTTCATCAACAGCGAACGGCTGGACACGGTCGATCCGAAAGCGGCCGATGCGTTGTGCCGCTACACCCTTCTTGGTAAAAAAGAGCTAGGCGAGGCACTAGAGAATCCGGCATTCGTGGCTGAATTGACCGCGCTGGTTAATCAGGGCTACTGGTTCTTCGACGAATAA
- a CDS encoding lipase family protein, with protein MFHVPTLKQKPLALLLAVSVGMMAPLTFAETKTPGTLIEKTTLDAKDGLMEAGEQYRIQYYSKSGVDGKSLREDTGAVFIPKGEAPKEGWPVVVWTHGTIGVGTSCAPSLNPRSARDAQYLNTWLSLGFAIVAPDYAGLGSAGLHHYLNSRGEAWSVLDSVKASLTTFPLNNQLTIVGQSQGAHAAFASTGYQPDYAPNLNIASTVLTGTPYFDDKTSAKKIFDVDVKGGDPKIPYVMYIYLSATDMKPGFKVEDYFEPKAAKLVEDARTMCIGELTQKVMDEKLNAENSLKPAIYDLLDDQMVHFRYNTLNVIPPVFIGIGTNDINVPTKMQVHFAEDVVSAGTSADVHQYKGMDHSETVNVSLRNSVPFVLGK; from the coding sequence ATGTTTCATGTGCCTACACTCAAGCAAAAACCCTTAGCGTTACTTCTCGCCGTCTCTGTCGGTATGATGGCTCCGCTTACTTTCGCTGAGACGAAAACGCCGGGCACCCTGATAGAAAAGACGACGTTGGATGCGAAAGATGGCCTCATGGAGGCAGGGGAACAATATCGGATCCAGTATTATTCGAAGAGCGGGGTCGATGGCAAAAGCCTACGGGAAGACACTGGCGCGGTTTTCATCCCCAAAGGTGAGGCGCCAAAAGAGGGCTGGCCAGTCGTGGTATGGACACATGGGACGATTGGCGTGGGCACATCCTGCGCACCGTCTCTCAATCCGCGCTCCGCTCGGGATGCTCAGTATCTGAATACTTGGCTGTCGCTGGGGTTTGCCATTGTGGCACCGGACTATGCGGGGCTTGGATCTGCTGGCTTGCATCACTACCTCAATTCGCGTGGTGAGGCATGGAGCGTGTTGGATAGCGTCAAAGCATCACTGACCACATTCCCGCTGAACAATCAGTTGACTATCGTCGGCCAGTCGCAGGGGGCACACGCGGCCTTTGCGAGTACGGGCTACCAGCCAGATTATGCGCCGAATCTGAATATCGCATCGACCGTATTGACTGGCACGCCCTATTTTGATGATAAAACCTCGGCGAAAAAGATTTTTGACGTGGACGTAAAGGGCGGCGATCCTAAAATCCCTTATGTGATGTATATCTATCTGTCAGCAACCGATATGAAGCCAGGGTTTAAGGTCGAGGATTATTTCGAGCCGAAAGCCGCTAAGCTTGTAGAAGACGCACGTACAATGTGTATCGGTGAGTTGACGCAAAAAGTGATGGACGAAAAGCTGAATGCGGAAAATAGCCTGAAACCTGCGATTTATGACTTACTGGATGACCAAATGGTGCATTTTCGCTACAACACACTCAATGTTATCCCTCCCGTCTTTATCGGGATTGGAACCAATGACATCAACGTGCCTACCAAAATGCAGGTTCACTTTGCGGAAGATGTCGTGAGTGCAGGGACGTCAGCCGATGTGCATCAATATAAAGGCATGGACCACAGCGAAACGGTTAACGTTTCACTGCGTAATTCTGTTCCTTTCGTGTTGGGAAAATAG
- a CDS encoding ABC transporter permease translates to MLTLTTLIRFELRSLLRDPTILLTLFGGILLYSFLYPRPYLAQTPRELPVVLVDEDGTQLSRRLAFMADATPEIRLVAQRNTLDEAKTQLLQGEAKGILYIPRHFYRDIMQGKSVTVSYSADASYFLIYGAIAQSLATVGGTAGAQVKVARLLAQGEGIPAASSQWQATSLNAVPVFNPTMGYVDYVVPGVFMLILHQILLMGCGLLGAGQNQRTRSGDVRYWQYAAPWRLLLARTLVVGSAYLLSLLYMLGFCLDAYGIAREASMSQLLLFTLPFLLSTLWLGVVLGAAFTRKDLPSQAVLLSSIPIVFLAGFIWPVEMIPAPLNWLAQWIPAVFTIQGVLRLNQMGANFTQIGEFWWHLWMLAALYGLLAWGMLGYRQRQHRRENQAARR, encoded by the coding sequence ATGCTGACCCTCACTACCCTCATTCGGTTTGAGCTACGTAGCTTACTGCGCGATCCGACCATTTTGCTCACCCTGTTCGGCGGGATTCTGCTCTATTCCTTTCTCTATCCGCGCCCTTACCTCGCCCAGACGCCGCGCGAACTACCGGTGGTGCTGGTTGATGAAGATGGAACCCAGCTTTCGCGCCGTCTGGCCTTTATGGCTGATGCCACGCCGGAGATACGACTGGTGGCGCAGCGCAATACGCTAGATGAAGCCAAAACGCAGCTTCTGCAAGGCGAAGCGAAGGGGATTCTCTACATTCCACGCCATTTCTATCGCGATATCATGCAGGGAAAAAGCGTCACGGTAAGCTATTCAGCCGATGCCAGCTACTTTCTGATCTACGGCGCGATCGCACAGTCTCTGGCGACAGTCGGCGGCACTGCTGGTGCACAGGTTAAAGTCGCCCGGCTGCTGGCTCAGGGGGAAGGGATACCCGCCGCCAGCTCACAATGGCAGGCCACTTCGCTGAATGCCGTACCGGTATTCAACCCGACGATGGGCTATGTCGATTACGTGGTTCCCGGTGTCTTCATGTTGATACTGCACCAGATTTTGCTGATGGGATGCGGTCTGCTCGGTGCCGGACAAAATCAGCGCACGCGATCTGGCGACGTTCGCTACTGGCAATATGCCGCGCCGTGGCGTTTGCTGCTGGCACGCACGCTGGTCGTTGGCAGTGCCTACCTGCTCTCACTGCTCTACATGCTCGGTTTTTGCCTTGATGCCTATGGCATTGCACGTGAGGCTAGCATGAGCCAACTGCTGCTGTTTACGCTGCCTTTTCTACTCTCGACGCTGTGGCTCGGCGTGGTGCTCGGAGCCGCTTTCACGCGCAAAGATCTCCCCAGTCAGGCAGTGCTACTGTCTTCCATTCCGATTGTCTTTCTTGCTGGCTTCATCTGGCCCGTAGAAATGATCCCCGCCCCTCTGAACTGGCTGGCACAGTGGATTCCTGCTGTTTTCACGATTCAGGGAGTCTTGCGTCTTAATCAGATGGGGGCGAATTTCACTCAGATCGGCGAATTTTGGTGGCATCTGTGGATGCTGGCCGCACTGTACGGCCTACTGGCGTGGGGTATGCTAGGGTATCGACAACGACAACATCGTCGAGAAAATCAGGCCGCGCGTCGATAG